Sequence from the Aquimarina sp. Aq107 genome:
TTGTATTTTAGGTACCGGATCTAATAGTTGTTACTTTGATGGTGATGAAATAAAGATGACGGTAGATTCTTTGGGGTATATTTTAATGGATGAAGCCAGTGGAAATTACTTTGGGAAACGATTAATAAGAGACTATTATTATAAAAGAATGCCGCCAGAAGTTGCTGGAGAGTTCGAAAAACGTTTTAATCTTTCTTCTGATAGTATAAAAGAAAACTTGTATAAGAAGGAAAATCCAAATACGTATTTAGCTTCTTTCGCGGAATTCATTTTTACCAGTGAGCGTAATGGGTACTTTTATAAAATCATTACAGAAGGAATCCAAGAATTTGTAGAAACAAGGGTGTTGTGTTTTCCGGAAGCGCAAAATGTTCCAGTACACTTTATAGGGTCTATAGCACACTTTAGTGAAGACATTATTAGAGCGGCTGTTTGGCCATACCATTTAACAGTAGGAAATATTGTGAGAAGACCTATAGATGGTATTATTGATTATTACAGAAATGATGTAATAAAAAAGAAACCAAAAAACGTATAAATAATAAATGCTAATAAGGAGAAATTAATGATAATGTTCTAATATTATCAGGTTTTCTCCTTTTTCCATTTTCCATAAACTGGCAACAAAAAAGTATCCATCTTTAAAATCTTCGTAGTCACAACCTACAAAATAATCATCATCGTCTTTGATAATCTTTTCGCAGATATGATGTTCCATTTTGTCTTCCCAGAAATTTTGATTTTCTTTTTTTTCAATCCAATTAATGAGATCTCTTTCTGAGATAATACCTAGTTGAGTATTTTGATCTTTAATCAGTTCATAAACCTCTTTCTCCTTAAGATATTTAATGAACTCTTTACTAATGATTTCTTCTTTCCAAATTTTTTTGGAATCCCAATTCATTAGATATTTTGTGTTTTCCTTACTTACTTTCACTCTTTTTGTTTGGGGGATAAATACATAGTAAAAGTATATAATTTTATTTATTAAAATTGTAATTTAGACTAATTCTTGTTCCTTTTCCTGGCGCAGAACTTATAAAGATTCTTCCATCTATATAATTCATCCTTTCCTTCATAAAAAACAGTCCCATTCCACCTTCAGCATTATTCTTTGGCTTGCTAGGAATTTTGGTTAAATCAAATCCTTTTCCGTTATCGTCTATAGTAATACTTAATATGGATTCGGAGCTGTTAATAGATATTAGGATATAGTCTGATTTAGCGTATTTGATAGCGTTGTTAACAGCTTCTTGTGTAACTCGATATAGATTAGTTTCAACCAAAGAATCAAAACGAAGTTCAGTATTTGATTTATCTTCTAAAATGATATTTTTACTCGTTAGTTTTGTGAGTTCTTTTGCCATTTTTTGTAAGGCAATACTAATCCCATAGTCTTTTAATTCAGGAGGAGTAAGGTTAAATGTTGCTGTTCTGATTCCAAGAATTAAATCTTTAGATAGTTGTTTGAGGCCTTCTATTTTTTGATTCGTTTTTTCAATATTATTTGTGTTTATTGATTCGATATTAAATTTTAAAGCAGTAAGCATTTGTCCAATACTATCATGTATTTCTTTCGCAATTCTCTTTCTCTCTTCTTCTTGGGCCTCTACAATCAAACTAGCATTAGATTTTTGTAATTCCTCCTTTTGTTGATATTCTAGATCATTTAATCTTTCTATTTCTAGTTGTGCTTCTTTTCTTTTAGAGATATCGGAACAAAGAACTAGTCTTTCTGCAGTTCCAGATTCTTTAAAAACATTGAGGATCGAAACATCTAACCACATTTTTTTATTATCACTAGAAATAAATTCAAATTCTTCATTAAAAACACCTCCTTTATTCTGTGATATGAGTCGAAGTAGTCTATTGGACTGCAGTTCACTTAATTTCATAAGTTCTGCAAGGTTTTTTTGATAAATTTTTTGATCTATATTTAAAACTTTAGCAAAACGTTCCCCCAGATTTTTTACAATTCCTTGTTCATTAACTCTTGCATATAATAGCGTTTGATCTAATGCTTTAGTAAGCGAGATAAGTTCTTGGACATTTTCATTTTGAATTTTTCTTAACTTCTCGGCATTAGCGGCCATGTTAGTAGCATCTTTTTGCGAGATTAATAGATTAGAAATTGTTTTTTTAATACTTAATGCTACCGGTCTAAATAATAAGAAAAATTCAAAAATTAAAACTAAAATGATGAGGCCAAAAATGATATATTCTATTTTTTTAAGGCTTGATATTTTTTCCTGGGCATCTCTTTCGTATCTATAAACAATAGCATCCATTTGTTTAAGAAAAAGAGGTTCGTTAAAAGTTACATTGTCCAGATATGGTTTTAATATTTGTTGGTTGACAGAATCATTTTTAACCAAACTAAGTATTTCTGCACTATTCTCATATATGGTTTCAAAATAAGGCTGTAAAACCAAAAACATTCTTTTTATTTCCGTACTATCATTTTTTCCTTTAGGTATAGAATCATTATATCTTCTTAATCTCTCGTGAGATGTTTTCCAAAGTTGTATGGTAGCTTCTAATTCTTCAATATACCTTTTTTTGGATATGCTATCTGTCGTATAGCTAAGTAATAGAATTTCTTTAGTCAGTTTCTGACTAAGCATCCGCTGTCTACCAGAAATATTAATAATTTTAGAATCGTCTATTTGAGAGTTAAGATATCGTTGGATAAAAAACTGCCCGCCAATAGTAAATAGAGCAATCGCTCCTAATGCAATAATGTAAATTTTACTTAGGCGATTAAATGTTTGATGATCTAATGATTCCAGTTTGTTCAATATGATAAAATTATGCGATGGCTTGCTTAATCAAATCTAATCCTTTTTCTGAATATGATATTTTTAGTGCCGCTTGATGCCCTTTTTCAGACATTTTTTTCCAGGTCTTTTGTAAAATGTCTATGACTTTTTCTGAAGCGTGTTTTTCATAAAAATCAGAGTAATAAAACTTTAGAAAGACAAGGCATATTACATCTTCTAATATTTGAGTATCCTCGTCTTTTTTCAGTTTCTTTTTTTGAATTAAAAATGAAACTCGATCTATGACCTCTTGATTATAACCTACTTTTTCAAGTATTTCTGAAGCTTTTTTTGCATGAAATTTTTTAAGTTCTTCACGCCATTTTAAATATCCCACACGATCCATCGGATAGCTATTTCTAGGGATTTCCCATCTACAGATATGTTGAGCCCTAGCTGCTAATTGAAGCGCTTCTGATGCTTCTGGAGTAAAATTATCCAGTGTTTGACTCATTCGTTGTCCATAGACTAATTCTTTTGCAATAGATGCTCCATTAACTATTTCTTTATTAGGATCATTTGCATTTGATGCATCAATGATAGAGAATGCTTCGGTTATTTGAGAGGTTGGCATAAAAGTAATATTATTAGAATACTTGCTAAAGTAATGTTTTTTAGCAATAAAATTCTTTATTCTTCGAAGCCAATAAAAACGTTGTCATTTTCTACTTTTATTGGATAGATTGCAATGGGAGGTAAATCACCATTTAGATTTTCCCCAGTTTCTAAAGAAAAAGTTTTTTTATGAAGAGGACAAGCAACTTTAGGTATGCCGTTATGGTCTCCAATCATTCCCCTGCCTAAAACCATCTCGTTTTTTTCGGGTGATAAGTTTTGGCAAGCATACCAGGTGTTTAATCTCTCAAAATTGAATACTGCAATTTGTAAATCTTTATATTTAACACAAGCTCCTCCATCTTTTGGGAAAGCGTCAATTGAAGCAGCTTTAAACCAAACTTTTACATCTTCTAATTTGATGGTTCTGTATTTGTTTAGAATTTCTTCCATTTAATTTTAATTATAAGCTGTTTATTATTTCCAAGGTTCAGGCATTTTTTGTTCTCTTAAGGGAACAAAAACAACATTATCGTCTTCTTCTTTGCTATTTACAAAGTGATTAAAGCGTTTCATTATTTCAGGGTCATTGACAGCTTGAGTCCACTCACATTTATACTTGTTGACCAAGGTTTTCATTTCGTTTTCTAAATCTTCAGCAATACCGAGTTTATCATCAATAATAACTTCTTTTAAATAATCTAATCCTCCTTCTAGACGTTCCTGCCATGCAGCGGTTCTTTGTAATGGTTTTGCTGTACGCATGTAAAACATTAAGTATCTATCTAGATATTTTATTACGGTTTCATTATCAATTTGTTCGGCAAATAATTCAGCATGTCTTGGTGTAGCTCCACCGTTTCCACCTACATATAAATTCCAGCCACCTTCTACTGCAATTAATCCGAAGTCTTTTCCACGTGCTTCCGCACATTCACGAATACATCCAGAAACTCCACCTTTAATTTTGTGCGGAGCTCTAATTCCTCTGTAACGATTCTCTAGTTCAATACCAAAACTTACACTTTCGTCCATTCCATAACGGCACCAGGTTGAACCAACACAAGTTTTTACTGTTCTTAATGACTTCCCGTAGGCGTGACCACTTTCAAAACCATGGTCAATTAGATCTTTCCATATTAAAGGCAATTGGTTTACAGTAGCACCGAATAAGTCGATACGCACCCCACCAGTTACCTTAGTGTATAAATCATATTTTTTAGCTATTTCTCCAAGTGCTATAAGTTTTTCTGGAGTAATTTCTCCTCCGGGTACTCTTGGAACTACAGAATATGTTCCATTTCGCTGTATATTGGCTAAGAAGCGATCATTAGAATCTTGAATAGCGTATTCTTCATTCGCGGTATCAGCATGAATAGTAGCCATTAATGATGCGACAAGAGGTTTACATAATTCACAACCGTGACCACCATTTCCATGATTATCTAATACTTCATTAAATTTAGTGTATCCTTTTACTTGGATTATTTTATATAAATCTTGTCTGCTTAGATCAAAATGTTCACAAACACCTTCTTTAACTTCTATACCTAAAGATTTTAAGGTAGCATTGGTTAAGTCAGTTACCATAGGTTTGCAACCACCACAACCAGTTCCTGCTTTAGTACAACTAATTACTCCTGCAACATCTGTAGCTTCTCCGTTTTCTATAGCGCTACAAATCTGTTCTTTAGTAACACTTTCGCAAGAACAAATTTGAGCTCCATCAGGTAAATCCATTACATCACCTAATAAGCCTCCTTCATCACCTCCACGACTACCTAATATTAGATCTTCTGGTTCTTCAGGAAGTTTCATTCCATTGATATAAATTTGGAATAAAGAATTATAATCAGAGGAATCACCTATTAAAATTCCACCTAAAAGCCTTTTTCCATCTTTAGAAATGTTTATTTTTTTATAAATACCATTTCGTTTATTTTCATATATAATTTCATCAATATCTTCTTTAGACAGATTAAGAGCATCTCCAAAACTTGCAACCTCAGTACCAATTAATTTTAATTGGGTAGACATATCAATGGATTCTGGCATTTCTGCATCACCACCGGTAATCTGTTGTACAACAACTTCTGCCATATCATATCCAGGAGCTAC
This genomic interval carries:
- the nirD gene encoding nitrite reductase small subunit NirD, whose protein sequence is MEEILNKYRTIKLEDVKVWFKAASIDAFPKDGGACVKYKDLQIAVFNFERLNTWYACQNLSPEKNEMVLGRGMIGDHNGIPKVACPLHKKTFSLETGENLNGDLPPIAIYPIKVENDNVFIGFEE
- a CDS encoding DUF4202 domain-containing protein encodes the protein MPTSQITEAFSIIDASNANDPNKEIVNGASIAKELVYGQRMSQTLDNFTPEASEALQLAARAQHICRWEIPRNSYPMDRVGYLKWREELKKFHAKKASEILEKVGYNQEVIDRVSFLIQKKKLKKDEDTQILEDVICLVFLKFYYSDFYEKHASEKVIDILQKTWKKMSEKGHQAALKISYSEKGLDLIKQAIA
- a CDS encoding ATP-binding protein: MNKLESLDHQTFNRLSKIYIIALGAIALFTIGGQFFIQRYLNSQIDDSKIINISGRQRMLSQKLTKEILLLSYTTDSISKKRYIEELEATIQLWKTSHERLRRYNDSIPKGKNDSTEIKRMFLVLQPYFETIYENSAEILSLVKNDSVNQQILKPYLDNVTFNEPLFLKQMDAIVYRYERDAQEKISSLKKIEYIIFGLIILVLIFEFFLLFRPVALSIKKTISNLLISQKDATNMAANAEKLRKIQNENVQELISLTKALDQTLLYARVNEQGIVKNLGERFAKVLNIDQKIYQKNLAELMKLSELQSNRLLRLISQNKGGVFNEEFEFISSDNKKMWLDVSILNVFKESGTAERLVLCSDISKRKEAQLEIERLNDLEYQQKEELQKSNASLIVEAQEEERKRIAKEIHDSIGQMLTALKFNIESINTNNIEKTNQKIEGLKQLSKDLILGIRTATFNLTPPELKDYGISIALQKMAKELTKLTSKNIILEDKSNTELRFDSLVETNLYRVTQEAVNNAIKYAKSDYILISINSSESILSITIDDNGKGFDLTKIPSKPKNNAEGGMGLFFMKERMNYIDGRIFISSAPGKGTRISLNYNFNK
- a CDS encoding BadF/BadG/BcrA/BcrD ATPase family protein; this translates as MILLADGGSTKCDWILLDEEGEIVFKTRTEGLNPAVFSKSLLEERLKDNEELASYRNKIDRVHFYGAGCGTNKPTQMLAKIFEDYFSNANDILVKEDMVAAVYAATTEPGIVCILGTGSNSCYFDGDEIKMTVDSLGYILMDEASGNYFGKRLIRDYYYKRMPPEVAGEFEKRFNLSSDSIKENLYKKENPNTYLASFAEFIFTSERNGYFYKIITEGIQEFVETRVLCFPEAQNVPVHFIGSIAHFSEDIIRAAVWPYHLTVGNIVRRPIDGIIDYYRNDVIKKKPKNV
- the nirB gene encoding nitrite reductase large subunit NirB; the protein is MKKVVVIGNGMVSYKFCEKFAASEKFTDYKLIVFGEEPRRAYDRVHLSEFYDGKTSEDLSMSPANWYEDNNIDLHISEMITEINREDKTIANHRGDIYSYDYLVLATGSSAFVPPIEGIDKEGVFVYRTIEDLEATEAYAKKLKAQGKTEAAVLGGGLLGLEAANAVKNLGLNAHVVEFAPRLMPRQLDKGASDMLQSKIESMGLKVHLSKQTQFLQGKKAIEGLQYVDDTELKVDMLVVSAGIRPRDEVARECGLEVGTRGGIVVNQKMETSDKNIFAIGECALLNSMIYGLVAPGYDMAEVVVQQITGGDAEMPESIDMSTQLKLIGTEVASFGDALNLSKEDIDEIIYENKRNGIYKKINISKDGKRLLGGILIGDSSDYNSLFQIYINGMKLPEEPEDLILGSRGGDEGGLLGDVMDLPDGAQICSCESVTKEQICSAIENGEATDVAGVISCTKAGTGCGGCKPMVTDLTNATLKSLGIEVKEGVCEHFDLSRQDLYKIIQVKGYTKFNEVLDNHGNGGHGCELCKPLVASLMATIHADTANEEYAIQDSNDRFLANIQRNGTYSVVPRVPGGEITPEKLIALGEIAKKYDLYTKVTGGVRIDLFGATVNQLPLIWKDLIDHGFESGHAYGKSLRTVKTCVGSTWCRYGMDESVSFGIELENRYRGIRAPHKIKGGVSGCIRECAEARGKDFGLIAVEGGWNLYVGGNGGATPRHAELFAEQIDNETVIKYLDRYLMFYMRTAKPLQRTAAWQERLEGGLDYLKEVIIDDKLGIAEDLENEMKTLVNKYKCEWTQAVNDPEIMKRFNHFVNSKEEDDNVVFVPLREQKMPEPWK